The window CAGAACTGCACGGCGTCTTTCAGGCTGCGCAGTGAGTGAGCGTTCAGTTCGGGAGTGGTGAAGCCCTTGTCCCCGGCAAACCCGCAACAGTGAATGCCCTCGGGAATGACCACGTTGTTGCTGCACTTACGCGCCAGATCAATCAGCGCCTGACTCTCGCCAAGGTGCTGGGTGCTGCAAGTGACGTGCACCGCGATCGGCGCTTCCTGCGGTGTGAAATCCAGGCGATCCATCAAATGCGTACGGATGAATCGCACCGGGTCGTAAAGGTCGAGTCGGACTTCGCCCAAATCCTGAACCAGCCGTAACGTGCACGGGCTGGTGTCGCAATAGATCGGGTCAAGCCCACCGCGACTGGCGTGCAGCAACGCGCCGATCAGTTCCTGGCGTTTGTGTTCGGCCTGTTCGGCGTAGCCCTTGGAGGCAAACGGCTGACCGCAGCAGAGGCTGTCCTGATTGTCCGGAAAGACTACCTGGTAACCGGCCTTTTCCAGCAGCCCACGGGTTTTGTCGTACAACGACATCTGCTCTTTATCACCCGCCGCCGGGCCCATGACTCGCGAGACACAGGCCGCCAGATAGACCACGCGGGGGCGCTCGTCCGATACGACCGGGCTGAAGCGAATGGCTTTTTCCGGCTGCGGCATGGCGTTGGTCCATTGCGGGACCTGGCCTTTGGACAACTTGGTCAGCGTTGCCGACAGCTTGGCCAGACGCGGCGCGCCCAGCAGCATCCGCGCGCCGTTGGCCACATGCAGGGTGAAGCGCGCGCCTTGCAATGCGGTGGCGAAATTTCCTTCAAGCCAGTTGGCGGTTTTCGTATGCGTCGCCTTACGGCTGCGGAGCTTTTTCACCAGCTCGCCGGTGTTGATGCCTACAGGGCAACGTTGCGCACATAACCCTGTGGCGGCACAGGTGTCGATGCCTTGATATTCGTAAGCAGCTTCAAGCTCGGAGGTGTCGACGCCTGCGCGTTTCTTCGCCTGGATATCCCGCCAGATCACGATGCGCTGGCGCGGGCTCAGGGTCAGTCCTTTCGACGGGCACACCGGTTCGCAGAAACCGCACTCGATGCACTTATCCACAATCTCATCGGCGGCCGGCAGCGGTTTCAGATGCTTGAGGTGGATCTGCGGATCCTCGCTGAGCACCACGTCCGGGTTGAGAATGCCATTTGGGTCCAGCAGGCGTTTGAGCTGCCACATCAACTGGTAAGCATCGCTGCCCCATTCCAGTTCGACGAAGGGCGCCATGTTGCGGCCGGTGCCGTGCTCGGCCTTCAGCGAACCGCCGAATTCCACCGCCACCAACTGCGCCACGTCGTCCATGAACGCTTGGTAGCGTGCGACTTCTTCCGGGTTGTTGAAACCTTGGGTGAAGACGAAGTGCAGATTGCCTTCCAGCGCGTGTCCGAAAAGGATCGCTTCGTCGTAGTGATGTTTGTCGAACAGCTCGATCAGTCGGTTCACGCCGATGGCCAGTTGTTCCACAGGGAAGGTCACGTCTTCGATGATCACCGTGGTGCCGGTTTTGCGCACCGCGCCGACAGCGGGGAAGGTGTCTTTGCGGATCGCCCAAAGCCGTGCGTTTTCTACCGGGTCCTCGGTGAAGTCGACTTGTTTCTCCACGGGGAACGAGGTCAACGACGCCATGATCTGCGCCAGTTGTTCCTGTAGCAAAGTGGACGATGCGGCGCGGGACTCGATCAGCAGCGCGCAGGCATTGTTCGACAGCTGTTGTACGAAAGCCGGCATGCCGGGTTTGTCCTGCACCGAACGCAGGCTGCGACGGTCCAGCAGTTCGACGGCGGACACCGGCTGGCTTTTCAGCACGGTGACGGCGTTGCAGCAGGTTTCCACATCTGGGAATACGATCAGTGCCGAAGCCTTGTTCGGGTGGTCGATGACCGTGTCGTAGGTCACCGCGCTGATGAAGCCGAGCGTGCCTTCGGAACCCACCAGCAAGTGGCTCAAGATATCCACAGGCTCGTCGAAATCAACCAAGGCA is drawn from Pseudomonas sp. 31-12 and contains these coding sequences:
- a CDS encoding FAD-binding and (Fe-S)-binding domain-containing protein, yielding MSLPAAFLRDAQQLIPQERRFDDPLSTLAFGTDASFYRLIPKLVIRVESEDEVVALLKLAQRDQVPVTFRAAGTSLSGQAISDSVLIVLGDNWNGREIRGQGTQIRLQPGVIGAQANAWLAPFGRKIGPDPASINACKIGGIVANNASGMCCGTAQNTYHTLAGIRLVLADGSRLDTEDAASVAAFRQSHASLLERLATLGRETRANAELAARIRHKYRLKNTTGLSLNALVDFDEPVDILSHLLVGSEGTLGFISAVTYDTVIDHPNKASALIVFPDVETCCNAVTVLKSQPVSAVELLDRRSLRSVQDKPGMPAFVQQLSNNACALLIESRAASSTLLQEQLAQIMASLTSFPVEKQVDFTEDPVENARLWAIRKDTFPAVGAVRKTGTTVIIEDVTFPVEQLAIGVNRLIELFDKHHYDEAILFGHALEGNLHFVFTQGFNNPEEVARYQAFMDDVAQLVAVEFGGSLKAEHGTGRNMAPFVELEWGSDAYQLMWQLKRLLDPNGILNPDVVLSEDPQIHLKHLKPLPAADEIVDKCIECGFCEPVCPSKGLTLSPRQRIVIWRDIQAKKRAGVDTSELEAAYEYQGIDTCAATGLCAQRCPVGINTGELVKKLRSRKATHTKTANWLEGNFATALQGARFTLHVANGARMLLGAPRLAKLSATLTKLSKGQVPQWTNAMPQPEKAIRFSPVVSDERPRVVYLAACVSRVMGPAAGDKEQMSLYDKTRGLLEKAGYQVVFPDNQDSLCCGQPFASKGYAEQAEHKRQELIGALLHASRGGLDPIYCDTSPCTLRLVQDLGEVRLDLYDPVRFIRTHLMDRLDFTPQEAPIAVHVTCSTQHLGESQALIDLARKCSNNVVIPEGIHCCGFAGDKGFTTPELNAHSLRSLKDAVQFCAEGISTSRTCEIGLSQHGGIDYHGLVYLVDRVTQVRPA